The following proteins are co-located in the Saccharomyces kudriavzevii IFO 1802 strain IFO1802 genome assembly, chromosome: 6 genome:
- the HIS2 gene encoding histidinol-phosphatase (similar to Saccharomyces cerevisiae HIS2 (YFR025C); ancestral locus Anc_1.351) — MHSHHSHSGDYCAHGVDPLNSMIDRVINLNFQTYCLTEHIPRVESKFIYPEELALGKTSDDIITSLETSFKNFMSHAQKIKARYAGKPDVRTKFIIGTEIESCDMVHIEYAKRVMRENSDILKFCVGSVHHVNGIPIDFDQEQWYNSLHSFNDNLKDFLLSYFQSQYEMLTNIEPLVVGHFDLFKLFLPNDMLVNQKSGQCNEETGVPVASLDVINEWPEVYHSVVRNLQFIDSYGGAIEINTSALRKGLKEPYPSKTLCDLVKKHCGSRFVLSDDAHGVAQVGVCYDKVKKYIVDVLQLEHICYLEECQPPQNGISLKKLPITRFVNDPFWTNI; from the coding sequence ATGCACTCACATCATTCACACTCTGGTGACTACTGTGCCCATGGTGTAGACCCTTTGAACTCCATGATTGATCGAGTCATCAATCTAAACTTCCAGACGTACTGCCTGACAGAGCACATACCAAGAGTTGAGTCCAAGTTCATATACCCCGAAGAATTGGCATTGGGCAAGACTTCTGACGATATTATAACAAGTCTAGAAACATCgttcaagaattttatgAGTCATGCGCAAAAGATCAAAGCTCGTTATGCTGGCAAGCCAGACGTACGGACCAAGTTCATTATAGGGACTGAGATCGAAAGCTGCGACATGGTCCACATCGAATATGCCAAGAGAGTCATGAGGGAGAATAGCGATATTCTGAAGTTTTGTGTGGGCTCAGTTCACCACGTCAACGGGATCCCCATCGATTTCGACCAGGAGCAATGGTACAATTCATTACATTCATTCAATGATAACCTGAAGGACTTTTTGCTGTCCTACTTCCAATCGCAGTACGAAATGCTCACCAATATTGAGCCATTGGTTGTAGGTCACTTCGACCTTTTCAAGCTTTTCCTGCCCAATGACATGCTGGTAAACCAGAAATCCGGCCAATGCAACGAGGAAACCGGGGTTCCCGTAGCTTCACTGGACGTCATCAATGAATGGCCTGAAGTGTACCATTCAGTGGTAAGAAATTTACAGTTCATAGACTCCTATGGCGGTGCCATTGAAATCAATACATCCGCACTAAGAAAGGGCCTCAAGGAGCCGTACCCTAGCAAAACCTTATGCGATCTTGTCAAGAAGCACTGCGGATCCAGATTTGTTTTGAGTGATGACGCACATGGTGTGGCGCAGGTGGGTGTGTGTTACGACAAGGTAAAGAAGTACATAGTAGACGTTCTACAGCTTGAACACATCTGCTATCTTGAAGAGTGCCAACCACCGCAGAATGGGATATCCCTAAAGAAACTACCGATTACGCGCTTCGTTAATGATCCCTTCTGGACCAATATTTAG
- the ULI1 gene encoding Uli1p: MMSYATAIITILLAVIVNALQANSYSAALPSLKYRSIRGNATVCQLMRNASPREFSAEHPPVHSAIAVFSIPWDGPAGMARNYDLSSWEQEEALDLLRFYTESYYGSRRNDVCRNVDFKRRLLSNSLNRTNSNNLLTGFSSGGRKDEKYVCPNQDHEVPVEKPPSNTPKSCRGYFSLTIFGVNLHVSFNCDSSSKNRCNKRNCYEGKIQN; the protein is encoded by the coding sequence ATGATGTCTTACGCAACAGCAATCATCACAATCCTACTAGCTGTGATAGTGAATGCGCTCCAGGCCAACTCGTACAGTGCAGCTTTACCATCATTAAAGTACAGGAGCATTAGGGGGAACGCTACCGTCTGTCAACTGATGCGGAACGCTTCCCCTCGAGAATTTTCAGCAGAGCACCCTCCTGTTCACAGCGCAATTGCAGTGTTTTCTATTCCCTGGGACGGGCCTGCCGGAATGGCGAGAAATTATGACCTTTCCAGCTGGGAGCAGGAGGAAGCACTAGATTTGCTCAGATTTTACACGGAGAGCTACTATGGCTCCAGGAGAAACGACGTATGCCGCAATGTTGACTTTAAGCGCCGCCTGTTGAGCAATTCACTAAACCGGACGAATAGCAACAATTTGCTAACAGGGTTCTCATCAGGCGGGCGGAAAGACGAAAAGTATGTTTGCCCAAATCAAGACCACGAAGTACCCGTGGAAAAGCCTCCATCTAATACTCCAAAGTCTTGCCGTGGTTATTTCTCCCTTACTATTTTCGGCGTAAACCTGCATGTGTCCTTCAATTGCGATTCTAGTTCAAAGAATCGCTGCAATAAACGGAACTGTTATGAGGGAAAGATCCAAAACTGA
- the ECO1 gene encoding Eco1p (similar to Saccharomyces cerevisiae ECO1 (YFR027W); ancestral locus Anc_1.350), giving the protein MRAGKSLRTTGNKTNLIQSKLQVNGGSKSRKLVKCDKCEMSYSCTSIEDRAIHEKYHALQLHGRKWSPNWGSIVYTKERHSGTVHLSRSTGTITPLNSSPLKSSPSVAHQEENIVLVRPDKPNGEGRAMMEIMTLVNNELNAPHDENDIWNSTTEERGRAFAYIRNNRAVGVIIIENLYGCDGSVSNRGRWMVYDSRRLVQNVYPDFKIGISRIWVCRTARNLGIATKLIDIARENIIYGEVIPRCQIAWSQPTDSGGKLASKYNGIVHKSGKLLLPVYI; this is encoded by the coding sequence ATGAGGGCAGGGAAGTCGCTGAGAACAACGGGCAATAAAACGAACCTGATTCAGTCTAAGCTACAGGTTAATGGTGGCTCAAAATCGAGGAAACTGGTGAAATGTGATAAATGTGAAATGTCGTATTCCTGTACATCCATAGAAGATCGCGCCATTCATGAGAAGTATCACGCTCTGCAACTGCATGGGCGTAAATGGTCACCGAATTGGGGCTCTATAGTGTACACGAAAGAGAGGCACTCAGGCACTGTGCATTTATCGAGGTCTACGGGGACGATAACCCCATTGAACTCATCGCCTTTGAAAAGTAGTCCATCTGTTGCGCATCAGGAGGAAAATATTGTGTTGGTGAGGCCAGATAAGCCCAACGGTGAAGGCCGCGCCATGATGGAGATTATGACGCTGGTGAACAATGAGCTGAATGCCCCACACGATGAGAATGACATATGGAACAGCACAACCGAAGAGAGAGGCAGGGCGTTTGCGTATATAAGGAATAACAGAGCCGTTGGTGTGATAATCATAGAAAACCTATACGGATGCGATGGTAGCGTATCGAATCGTGGGCGTTGGATGGTCTACGACTCCAGGAGATTAGTGCAGAACGTATACCCGGATTTCAAGATTGGAATATCAAGGATCTGGGTGTGTAGGACGGCAAGGAACCTGGGGATTGCGACCAAGTTGATCGATATTgcaagagaaaatataatCTATGGCGAAGTTATCCCTAGATGCCAGATAGCATGGTCGCAGCCCACTGACAGCGGCGGGAAACTAGCTAGCAAATATAATGGCATTGTGCATAAATCGGGCAAGTTACTATTGCCCGTCTACATATGA
- the CDC14 gene encoding phosphoprotein phosphatase CDC14 (similar to Saccharomyces cerevisiae CDC14 (YFR028C); ancestral locus Anc_1.349), translating to MRKSVYLDNTIEFLRGRVYLGAYDYTPEDSDELVFFTVEDAIFYNSFHLDFGPMNIGHLYRFAVIFHEILNDSENANKAVVFYSSASTRQRANAACMLCCYMILVQAWTPHQVLQPLAQVDPPFMPFRDAGYSNADFEITIQDVVYGVWRAKEKGLIDLHSFNLESYEKYEHVEFGDFNVLTPDFIAFASPQEDHPKSHVATKSSHLNQPFRSVLNFFGSNDVQLVVRLNSHLYNKKHFEDVGIQHLDLIFEDGTCPDLSIVKNFVGAAETIIKRGGKIAVHCKAGLGRTGCLIGAHLIYTYGFTANECIGFLRFVRPGMVVGPQQHWLYLHQNDFREWKYTTRISLKPSEAIGGLYPLISLEEYRSQKKKLKDDKRVAQNNNIEGDLRDLTMTPPSNSHGAISTRSSSQPSATNNGTSSFKNSAVPQTSPGQPRKGQNGANTVEDINNGSNPTSLVNRKVVIESNNSDDESMQDTNSISNHYSKISRKRNDIPSASSSRMEDNETSTANNINSAADDTILRQLLPKGRRVTSGRRTTSAAGGIRKISGSIKK from the coding sequence aTGCGCAAGAGTGTATATCTCGATAACACGATCGAGTTTTTGCGAGGCAGGGTGTACCTTGGGGCGTACGATTACACACCAGAAGATAGTGATGAGTTGGTGTTCTTTACCGTGGAGGACGCAATCTTTTACAACAGCTTCCATTTAGATTTTGGCCCCATGAACATCGGGCATCTGTATCGGTTTGCCGTAATTTTCCATGAAATCTTGAATGATTCTGAAAACGCCAATAAGGCTGTTGTTTTCTATTCATCTGCATCCACGAGACAGCGTGCTAACGCCGCATGCATGCTTTGCTGCTACATGATCCTTGTCCAGGCGTGGACTCCCCACCAAGTTCTCCAGCCGTTGGCGCAAGTCGACCCTCCCTTCATGCCGTTTAGAGATGCCGGCTACTCCAATGCggattttgaaattacTATCCAAGATGTGGTCTATGGTGTTTGGAGGGCCAAGGAGAAAGGTTTGATTGATCTGCATTCCTTCAATTTGGAAAGTTACGAGAAATATGAACACGTGGAATTTGGCGACTTTAATGTACTGACGCCAGATTTCATCGCATTCGCGTCCCCACAAGAGGACCATCCAAAAAGCCACGTGGCCACCAAATCCTCGCATTTGAATCAGCCGTTTAGATCtgttttgaactttttcgGTAGCAATGACGTTCAATTGGTGGTGAGATTGAACTCTCATTTATACAACAAAAAGCATTTTGAAGACGTCGGAATTCAACATTTGGACTTGATCTTCGAGGACGGTACCTGCCCAGATCTTTCCATCGTGAAGAACTTTGTCGGTGCCGCAGAAACGATAATCAAAAGAGGTGGGAAAATTGCCGTGCATTGCAAAGCCGGGCTGGGCAGAACCGGTTGTTTGATCGGTGCTCATTTGATATACACGTACGGGTTTACCGCCAATGAATGTATTGGATTTTTGAGGTTCGTAAGACCGGGCATGGTGGTTGGACCTCAACAGCATTGGCTATATTTACACCAGAACGATTTTAGGGAATGGAAGTACACAACTAGAATTTCCCTGAAGCCTAGCGAGGCCATTGGCGGATTGTATCCCTTGATAAGTCTGGAAGAATACCGTtcacaaaaaaagaagctcAAGGATGACAAAAGGGTCGCTcagaataataatattgaaGGCGATCTAAGAGATTTAACTATGACGCCGCCATCCAACAGTCACGGAGCGATCAGTACCAGGAGTTCTAGCCAGCCTTCTGCGACTAACAATGGCACCAGCtcgttcaaaaattcagcCGTCCCACAAACTTCACCTGGTCAGCCGAGGAAGGGCCAAAACGGTGCTAACACCGTAGAAGATATCAACAATGGCAGTAATCCAACCTCTCTCGTGAACAGGAAAGTAGTGATAGAAAGCAACAACTCAGACGACGAATCGATGCAGGATACCAATAGCATAAGTAATCATTATTCTAAGATATCACGCAAAAGAAATGATATCCCGTCTGCCTCATCATCCCGAATGGAAGATAACGAAACCAGCACAGCGaacaacatcaacagcGCCGCGGATGATACCATACTAAGACAACTACTACCCAAGGGCAGAAGAGTAACGTCAGGAAGAAGGACTACGAGCGCCGCAGGTGGTATAAGGAAAATAAGTGGTTCCATCAAAAAGTAA
- the PTR3 gene encoding Ptr3p (similar to Saccharomyces cerevisiae PTR3 (YFR029W); ancestral locus Anc_1.348) gives MRTQEHMWDHEVDIARMLDDIERHLFLPQRLSRDGAASAGEPHVQYGIVKDCSVLTCGCCVSESLFHELCKGTPNQQVACAICGRENVQLLSAIKPLRDLARQIDLFRSTAAQPETESDESPVIVKTSPSSSSSLSLPPLRFLSAAEPDTDDKTLSSPTTKEKSSLLELFHITASKIHNLDTELKMGHALTAATPQEQEEHIYTNSLLEPTYDDHTNWKILDNASNTRTVPIDNNSSLVSAEVTIPSTANYQKNDTHDLDEEKEYFFANCFPMYRKKFQFSTHPKFLGTKSKLFINQSISPDCTKFALITEHKWEIYSILPKDNSPRLISCGKSSGEYGPDFNQLTEPLPSPSAASQASNKKKKNWSQRFCKLSNDFMIISGSQNILNVHDLNQNGRPIFTYVSRFPIRCIDVDPSSQIIAYGITGKDRHTGAEQALVVIQQITRNKVTLEPEFPPPITITLPYRDPINTIQLSHDAKYLTCSTALESRFLIISLQKINEPRLIMKSVRSIDTSLESEGITDTKLFPGNPNLMCITSTAFNSSPLVINTKITQINGVRTVAQPSMLIRVDEIGCKIHKCEISPRNDAIAFLDRNGSVYIMCAPTMVDNNEKRRTVLVETVANAYRAYESATLRFNTEGNKLYILDRKGIFFVEDFAYGLPQSREITKCKQIFHK, from the coding sequence ATGCGCACTCAAGAACACATGTGGGATCACGAGGTGGATATAGCAAGGATGCTTGACGATATAGAGCGCCACCTGTTTTTACCGCAACGGCTGTCCCGCGATGGCGCTGCTAGTGCTGGCGAGCCACATGTTCAGTACGGCATAGTCAAGGACTGCTCCGTGCTTACGTGTGGTTGTTGCGTTTCCGAGTCGCTATTCCATGAACTATGCAAGGGAACTCCGAACCAGCAAGTTGCTTGTGCCATTTGCGGGCGGGAAAATGTCCAACTGCTCTCAGCCATCAAACCATTGCGTGATTTGGCTCGTCAAATTGATTTATTCAGGAGCACTGCTGCGCAACCTGAAACCGAGAGCGATGAGTCGCCGGTCATAGTAAAGACctcaccatcatcatcgtcgtcgcTATCGCTGCCGCCTTTGCGGTTCTTGTCTGCTGCTGAGCCCGACACTGATGACAAGACACTGTCTAGCCCCACGACGAAGGAGAAATCGTCGTTGCTGGAACTCTTCCATATAACGGCTTCGAAAATACACAATTTGGATACAGAGTTAAAGATGGGCCACGCACTCACTGCGGCCACTCcccaagaacaagaagaacacATCTACACAAACAGTCTGCTCGAGCCTACTTATGACGACCACacaaattggaaaatattAGACAATGCCTCCAACACAAGAACGGTGCCGATAGACAACAACTCTTCCTTGGTGTCCGCGGAAGTCACTATACCCTCCACAGCAAACTACCAGAAAAATGACACGCATGATCTggacgaagaaaaggaatacTTTTTTGCCAACTGCTTCCCCATGTACAGAAAAAAGTTCCAGTTCAGCACTCATCCCAAATTCTTGGGGACAAAATCCAAACTCTTTATCAACCAGAGCATTTCTCCCGACTGTACCAAATTCGCCTTGATCACCGAACACAAATGGGAGATTTACTCGATACTCCCAAAAGACAACTCTCCCCGACTGATATCATGCGGAAAGTCCAGTGGAGAATACGGTCCTGACTTCAACCAACTAACAGAGCCCTTGCCGTCGCCATCCGCCGCTTCTCAAGCGTcgaacaagaagaagaaaaactggAGCCAACGTTTTTGCAAATTGTCTAACGACTTCATGATTATATCGGGCTCGCAAAACATTCTCAACGTCCATGATTTGAACCAAAACGGCAGACCCATCTTCACGTACGTCTCAAGATTCCCCATCCGATGCATAGACGTGGACCCTAGCTCGCAGATAATTGCCTATGGAATCACTGGTAAAGATAGGCACACGGGCGCAGAACAGGCATTAGTCGTGATCCAGCAAATTACGAGGAACAAAGTTACTTTGGAGCCTGAGTTTCCTCCACCAATCACAATAACGCTTCCATATAGGGATCCCATCAATACCATACAACTTTCGCACGATGCCAAGTACTTGACATGCTCCACCGCATTGGAGTCCCGCTTCCTGATCATTTCCCTGCAGAAAATCAACGAACCaagattgataatgaaaagcGTCCGATCCATCGACACCTCTTTGGAATCCGAAGGAATCACCGACACGAAACTGTTCCCTGGGAATCCAAACCTGATGTGCATAACATCCACAGCATTCAACTCCTCGCCCCTTGTCATAAACACCAAGATCACTCAAATCAACGGAGTTCGAACCGTGGCCCAACCATCCATGCTCATAAGAGTGGACGAAATCGGATGCAAAATTCACAAGTGCGAAATATCGCCAAGAAACGACGCCATTGCCTTCCTAGACCGCAACGGATCCGTTTATATCATGTGTGCGCCCACCATGGTGGACAACAacgaaaagagaagaaccGTTCTTGTTGAAACCGTGGCCAATGCCTACAGAGCTTACGAATCGGCCACCTTACGGTTCAACACGGAGGGCAACAAGCTATACATCCTGGACAGAAAGGGAATCTTCTTTGTGGAGGACTTTGCATATGGCTTGCCTCAATCACGCGAGATCACGAAATGTAAGCAAATATTCCACAAGTAA
- the MET10 gene encoding sulfite reductase subunit alpha (similar to Saccharomyces cerevisiae MET10 (YFR030W); ancestral locus Anc_7.185) has protein sequence MSVEFATNPFGKTKNETSLPNYGTPVTAISSVLFNNVDSIFAYKSFSQPDLLHQDLKRWSEKSGDESRAKTFFQELDVRSGAGLTPLGFSHGLKNTVAIVAPGFALPYFINSLQNVPHAGKFLLNVGALNYDNTTGSVTNDYVTALDAASKLKYGVVTPISTKEVQSVALLALAIASFSNSSGAINLFDGLNYAKTIVPLVGSAPESSILARLSKVIAPGAAFDDVLDKFNELTGLRLHNFQYFGAQDAETVFVTYGSLESELFNSVISGNDAKIGLINIRVPLPFNVAKFVTHVPSTTKKIVVIGQTLDGSSPSFLRSQVSAALFYHGRTSINVSEYIYQPNFIWSPNAVKSIVSSFIPSFAFDTNLVYGEGFIYWASDKSINIDVASRLVKTLSLEDEKYVSLRTKFDNFANAGTFQAQFVTSEEQTITSNIDSTKLAIVESASLLKHLDVTATVVEQGAIVLVSQKPTKDLDLNSVESYVKHLEIPQSFLISIAKKSIKLFIIDAESINDESKLSLFIQAVFWKLAFKLDVAEATNRIWKGIDSNADISAASISEFLTLAFKDSIKEVPSEAYINFSEIIIEKKDGEEELTALPIFVNETSFVPNQSTVEEIPLPQASGISNIAKKLSFQEAYEVENQLRPDLPVKNFVVKVKENRRVTPDDYDRYIFHIEFDISGTGMTYDIGEALGIHARNNEALVKKFLQSYGLNEFDIVLVPNKDNHHFLETRTVLQAFVENLDVFGRPPKRFYESLIPYATNEEEKKKLEDLVTPAGAVDLKRFQDVEYYTYADIFEAFPSVRPSLEELVTIIEPLKRREYSIASSQRVHPNEVHLLIVVVDWIDNKGRKRYGQASKYISDLAIGSELVVSVKPSVMKLPPSPKQPVIMSGLGTGLAPFKAIVEEKLWQKQQGYEIGEVFLYLGSRHKREEYLYGELWEAYKDAGIITHIGAAFSRDQPQKIYIQDRIKENLDELKTAIIDNEGSFYLCGPTWPVPDITQALQDILAKDAKERGVKVDLDAAIEELKEASRYILEVY, from the coding sequence ATGTCGGTTGAGTTTGCTACTAATCCGTTTGGCAAGaccaaaaatgaaacatcATTGCCCAACTACGGTACACCCGTGACCGCCATCTCCTCCGTGCTGTTCAATAACGTGGACTCTATTTTTGCGTATAAGTCCTTTTCTCAACCTGATTTATTACATCAGGATTTGAAGAGATGGTCGGAAAAGAGCGGCGACGAGTCACGTGCTAAGACCTTCTTTCAAGAGCTAGACGTCAGATCTGGTGCTGGTCTGACCCCCTTGGGGTTTTCTCATGGATTGAAGAATACTGTAGCTATAGTTGCCCCAGGGTTTGCGCTACCATACTTCATAAACTCCTTACAAAACGTCCCACATGCTGGAAAGTTTCTTCTAAACGTTGGCGCGTTGAACTATGACAACACCACCGGCTCTGTCACCAACGACTATGTCACGGCGCTGGATGCTGCTTCTAAGCTCAAGTATGGTGTTGTAACTCCAATTTCCACCAAAGAGGTGCAAAGTGTCGCTTTACTAGCATTGGCGATTGCCAGTTTTAGTAATAGTTCGGGTGCTATCAATTTATTTGACGGGTTAAACTACGCGAAGACCATTGTCCCATTGGTTGGATCTGCTCCAGAATCCTCCATTTTGGCAAGGTTATCCAAGGTCATCGCACCAGGGGCTGCGTTTGACGATGTCTTGGATAAGTTTAACGAATTGACCGGATTGAGACTACATAACTTCCAATACTTTGGTGCTCAAGATGCTGAAACCGTGTTCGTCACCTATGGGTCCCTAGAATCtgaattattcaattctGTAATCAGCGGTAATGATGCCAAAATCGGGTTAATCAACATCAGAGTGCCATTACCTTTCAATGTGGCTAAATTTGTCACCCACGTTCCATCTactaccaaaaaaatagtcGTCATTGGCCAAACTTTGGACGGGTCTTCGCCTTCCTTCTTGAGATCTCAGGTGTCAGCTGCCTTATTCTATCATGGCCGCACATCAATCAATGTTTCTGAGTACATTTACCAACCAAACTTCATTTGGTCTCCAAATGCCGTTAAATCAattgtttcttcattcatCCCTAGCTTCGCTTTTGACACTAACTTGGTATATGGTGAAGGGTTTATCTATTGGGCTTCCGATAAAAGTATCAATATTGACGTAGCTTCCAGACTGGTGAAAACTTTGTCCCTGGAAGATGAGAAATATGTGTCTCTAAGaactaaatttgataacTTCGCGAATGCTGGTACTTTCCAAGCCCAATTCGTCACCTCTGAAGAACAAACCATCACTTCGAATATCGACTCTACAAAATTGGCGATCGTGGAAAGTGCTAGCTTATTAAAACATTTGGATGTAACCGCTACCGTCGTGGAACAAGGTGCTATTGTATTAGTGTCTCAAAAACCGACTAAAGATTTAGATCTGAATTCTGTGGAAAGTTATGTGAAGCATCTGGAAATTCCTCAGTCATTTTTAATCTCTattgcaaagaaaagcaTAAAATTGTTTATCATTGATGCTGAGAGCATTAATGATGAATCCAAATTGTCCTTATTTATTCAGGCTGTGTTCTGGAAATTAGCCTTCAAACTGGACGTCGCTGAAGCTACAAACCGCATTTGGAAAGGAATTGATTCAAACGCCGATATTTCAGCAGCTTCCATCTCTGAGTTTCTCACTCTGGCTTTCAAAGACTCCATCAAAGAGGTTCCATCAGAGGCGTACATCAATTTTTCCGAAATtatcattgaaaagaaagacgGTGAAGAAGAGCTCACTGCTTTGCCGATCTTTGTCAATGAAACATCCTTTGTTCCAAACCAAAGTACcgttgaagaaattccaTTACCGCAAGCCTCTGGAATCTCTAACATTGCCAAAAAATTGTCCTTTCAAGAAGCATATGAGGTTGAAAATCAATTAAGACCTGATTTACCTGTTAAAAACTTTGTCGTGAaagttaaagaaaatagacGCGTAACACCAGATGATTATGATAGATATATTTTCCACATTGAATTTGACATCTCTGGTACTGGCATGACTTATGATATCGGTGAAGCACTTGGTATTCATGCTAGAAACAATGAAGCTTTGGTTAAAAAGTTCTTACAATCTTATGGCCTAAATGAATTCGATATTGTCTTGGTGCCCAACAAGGACAATCATCactttttggaaacaaGAACAGTTTTACAAGCATTcgtggaaaatttggatgTTTTTGGGAGACCACCAAAGAGATTTTACGAGTCGCTAATTCCATATGCCACTAacgaggaagaaaagaagaaattggaaGATTTGGTCACTCCCGCTGGTGCGGTTGATTTGAAGAGATTTCAAGATGTGGAGTACTACACATATGCTGATATCTTCGAAGCATTCCCATCTGTTCGTCCATCTCTTGAAGAGCTTGTTACCATTATTGAACCATTAAAGAGAAGAGAATACTCTATTGCCTCCTCTCAAAGAGTTCATCCTAACGAAGTTCATTTGCTGATCGTCGTTGTCGACTGGATAGATAACAAGGGCAGAAAGAGATACGGCCAAGCTTCTAAATACATCTCAGATCTGGCTATTGGTTCAGAACTGGTGGTTAGCGTTAAACCATCTGTCATGAAATTACCTCCATCACCAAAGCAACCAGTTATAATGAGTGGTTTGGGTACCGGCTTGGCACCATTCAAGGCAATCGTTGAGGAGAAATTATGGCAAAAGCAACAAGGTTACGAAATTGGTGAAgttttcttatacttaGGTTCAAGACACAAAAGGGAAGAATACCTATATGGTGAATTATGGGAAGCTTACAAAGACGCTGGTATCATCACACATATCGGTGCTGCATTTTCAAGAGATCAACCTCAAAAGATTTATATTCAAGATCGTATCAAAGAGAATTTGGATGAACTGAAAACTGCAATTATTGACAATGAGGGTTCATTTTACTTGTGTGGTCCCACTTGGCCAGTCCCAGATATTACTCAAGCTTTGCAAGATATTTTGGCCAAAGATGCTAAAGAGAGAGGCGTTAAAGTTGATTTGGATGCCGCAATTGAAGAGTTGAAGGAAGCTTCAAGATACATTCTAGAAGTCTACTAG